TCTTACAGGGTCGCTTTGCCTCTCTTCGGGGTACTTGCCAGAACAGTTCTTTGACTCCGGTACGCCAGATAGTGCAACACCACTCGGTTGGTCCCACGCGATTCGACTCGCAACGTATGCGGCTCGGAGTACGCGAAACGTGGAACCTGCAGTGGAGCGTCAGTCGGGCAAACGCTGACGATTGTCGTGACGGAGATCCATGTTGATACTAAGCTTTATTTTCGGTATCTGCCCAACAATTGACCATGAACGAGGACGACATCGTCGATAATCTCACTCGTTTTGGTCTCTCGGAGAAAGAGGCGCTCGCCTACGTGACGATTCTCCAGAACGGATCCACGACGATTCGCGTGATTTCCGATGAAACAGATATATCGAAAAGCTATGCATACGATATCGTTGGAAATCTAGAGGAACGTAATCTTATCCAGATCGACGATCACGTCCAACCGACACAGCTCCGGGCGATTCCGCCCTCGGAGGGAATCGAAAATCTCGTCTCTCAGTTACATACTATCGAGACACAACTGGACGACCTGTTCGATTCGGAGAGCTACGAACAACAGAGGTTCAGTATCATCAAATCGCGGCGCACGATACTCGCCCAACTCGTTGATTTGATCGACTCCGCAACCGAAGAGATTATTCTCGCTCTTCCAGCCTCAGTACTCCATAGAGTTGAGGACTCACTCCAAGCAGCACAGGACCGTAGTGTGTTCTGTATGTTATTGGTAACAGAATACGACGGCGAGATACCGATAAGCGAGTCGATAGCGAACGTTGTACAGACGTGGAATGCACCCGCGCCAGTCACTCTTACCACCGATCGTTCAGACGGAATCGTCTCCTCAGCTGACGCCGTGTTAAACTCAAATTCAGACGACTACGCGATATACCACGCAGAGGAGCACATAGTCTCCTCGCTGTTCGACTCGTTTATCGCAAATTATTGGCCCATGGGTGAGCAAGCCTGCGTTGCAGAGAAAGGGTCGTTGCCGAGAACGTTCACTAGTTTCCGTCACGCAGTGTTCGAAGCAACGCTGTATTTGATGGAGGGGAAGCCGGTTACTGCTGAGATAGAGATCCGGCCGACCCAAAGCGAGGATGCGTTCAAGACGACAACTGGAACTATTATTGACGTAAAGCAAAGTCTTGTACGCCCCTTCTCGAACGAGTTCCCAACTCAGGAGTCATTCGTTGTTGAAACAGCCGATGAAACGTTTACTGTCGGCGGGTCCAAGGCATTTTTAGAAGACTTTGAAGCACGCGACATCACCCTGAAGGGTATTCATGATGCGTAAGTAGTACCTCTTCGCCGATTCATATCTCTATCCGGGTCGATCGAAATCGACGAAGTATCAGTACCTCACAAAGCGACCCCAGTTGATCCAACCTGAGTTGCCCTTCTGGCCTGAGGAGTCATCAGACACGGTTGATATCTGTTGAATGAGGCCGGAACTGTCGCTGTCGGCGGCGATATAATGAGTATGAATACTTTTGCAAGTAGAGACCACTGTTGAGGTAATGGGATCACGTCGAACGGACATCAAGCGTCACCTACCGGAAGAAGAGATCGACAAGATGCTGAGAGAAGCTGAAGACGATCATCATCTTCGCCGGATTGGCTTCGTCAAGAACCTCTATCAGGGCGATACGATTCCTGAAGCTGCTGATCGGGAAGGTCGATCAGCAGCAACAGGGACACGCTGGGCAGAGGACTGGAACGAGGGGGGCTTTGAAGAACTCATGCCGAGTTTCGGGGGCGGCCGGCCCCCGAAACTCGACGGGGATGAGCAAGACGAGCTGGTGGAGATGCTTCGTGACGGCCAGCCGTGGAAATCACAGGAGATTCAACATCTTCTCCAGGAGGAATTTGGCGTTTCCTACAGCCCAAATTATCTCGGCACCTTCCTTCGGGAACTCGGTCTCTCATACGCGAAACCACGACCAAAGCGTCCACACCGGCCAGAGAACCCTGATGAAATCCTCGAAGAGCGCGTCGACGACGCGCTCGACGAGGACGACCAGCCACACAACAAACGTGAGGGAGAAGACGAAGAAGGGTGGATTGTTGAGGAGGATATTTGTACTGACGGCGGTACTGTCCTCGGGTTTTTTGATGCATCGAAGCCACAGCCGTACGATAATTCGCGGCGTGTTTGGTACGTTGACGATCCCCACATTGAACGAGAGTTAGTCAAGACACACGATTCTGCGGTCGGATTCTACGCCCTCAACGGTGAGAGTCTGGTAACGTTCACTGAAAACGAAGAGAAAGAGCAGATTTGCGGGGTATTAGAGAAGATCCGCGAGCAGAATCCCGACAAGCGGATTCTGCTCGTCTTGGACAAGCACGGTTCACATAGATGTGAATACACGCGCAAACGCGCGCATCAACTCGGGATCGACCTGATTTTCATTCCCTCAGGCTCACCGCACCTGAATCCGATCGAGCAAGTCTGGAAGTATCTCAAATGGACGATGGCACCGATTGTCGTTGAGAACGAAGCGGAATTCAAAAACCTCGTTCAGGAAACTTTCGAAAAAATAACGAAACGCATCAGCTTTGCAAAGAACTGGTGCGAACAATTCCTTGACTTTCAAAAGTTATCTTAATAATTAAAGACTCACCCGAGCAATTATGATCTGAGAAATGGAATTTGTCAGTGCAGGATTTTCATAGGTCAACCTCATAGCTTCTCACAGCCCGGATCGTTTCCTTGCTTGTAGTTGGTGATGGCAACGACGAGTCGAAGGCAGAGCGCAACGCACACATGACACGCTCTCGTGTCTGCTATCGCTGATTCACAGTAAGCCGCCGGTGCTTCTCTCACACGCCCAGTTCTGCTAATCCGGCTGAAACACGAGCGGGCCAGACACCACTGCCGACTACCGTTCTTCACGTTGGAACCTTCGGTTCAGCAGTAGTTGACAACCGCCAGTTCCTCCACCGGCCGAGATCCTACGGGTAGTGCTTTGGGTAACATTAGTACACCTGTTATCTAATTCGCCCTGACTCCTATTCCCATCAATTCGCTGTGAGATTTACCTGAATGGATTTCGTCGTGCTAAGGACTTGCCCGGTGATGTCTTCCCTGAGATACCGGCCGTTCAATCGGTCAACAGGGCCACAAACCCCAAGCGCAGCGACCCGATTGCCATTGACATCGGGGAGCGGGGCGGCAACGCCGATTATCCCCTTGTAGTGTTCTCCTCTGCAGAACGCGATACCGTCGTCACGGATTCGGCGCAGTTCCTCAGTGAGCTCGTCCGGATTGACGATGGTGGCGTCGGTCGGTGCAACGAGCTCCGTTTCGTTGAGAATCGATTCGACACGATCACTTGGGAGCGACGACAGCAGTGCCTTTCCCGTAGCGTTGACGTGAAGTGGCAACCGTTCGCCTGCGTGGAACGGGACTGACCAGCCGTCATCGGGCTCGGAGATCGACACCGGAACTCCGGCCGCCTCTTCGAGAACGAACAGCGTCGCTGTTTCCCCCGTTGCCGCCGCGAGATTCTCCAGTTGCTGTTTCGCCGCTTGATGGAAACTGAGACTTTCGCGCGTTCGCTCACCGAGAGCCAGTGGACGGAGCGACGCCTCGTATTTCTCTGCGCGCTTGACCACGTATCCTGCCGCACGCAGCGTCGCGAGATGGTTGTGTGCGACGCTCTTGGAAACCCCGACGATATCTGCAAGGTCTGTGACGCCGACAGGCTCGGTAGCGTCGACAAGCGCTTCTAGAATCGCCACCGAGGTCTGGGTCGATTCAACCGCATACTGTGGTTCGTCAGTCATTGTACTCCGTTTTGACCCAGCACATCAAAAGTCTGTTCACT
The Haloarcula sp. CBA1129 genome window above contains:
- a CDS encoding IclR family transcriptional regulator, producing MTDEPQYAVESTQTSVAILEALVDATEPVGVTDLADIVGVSKSVAHNHLATLRAAGYVVKRAEKYEASLRPLALGERTRESLSFHQAAKQQLENLAAATGETATLFVLEEAAGVPVSISEPDDGWSVPFHAGERLPLHVNATGKALLSSLPSDRVESILNETELVAPTDATIVNPDELTEELRRIRDDGIAFCRGEHYKGIIGVAAPLPDVNGNRVAALGVCGPVDRLNGRYLREDITGQVLSTTKSIQVNLTAN
- a CDS encoding TrmB family transcriptional regulator sugar-binding domain-containing protein — protein: MNEDDIVDNLTRFGLSEKEALAYVTILQNGSTTIRVISDETDISKSYAYDIVGNLEERNLIQIDDHVQPTQLRAIPPSEGIENLVSQLHTIETQLDDLFDSESYEQQRFSIIKSRRTILAQLVDLIDSATEEIILALPASVLHRVEDSLQAAQDRSVFCMLLVTEYDGEIPISESIANVVQTWNAPAPVTLTTDRSDGIVSSADAVLNSNSDDYAIYHAEEHIVSSLFDSFIANYWPMGEQACVAEKGSLPRTFTSFRHAVFEATLYLMEGKPVTAEIEIRPTQSEDAFKTTTGTIIDVKQSLVRPFSNEFPTQESFVVETADETFTVGGSKAFLEDFEARDITLKGIHDA
- a CDS encoding IS630 family transposase, which produces MGSRRTDIKRHLPEEEIDKMLREAEDDHHLRRIGFVKNLYQGDTIPEAADREGRSAATGTRWAEDWNEGGFEELMPSFGGGRPPKLDGDEQDELVEMLRDGQPWKSQEIQHLLQEEFGVSYSPNYLGTFLRELGLSYAKPRPKRPHRPENPDEILEERVDDALDEDDQPHNKREGEDEEGWIVEEDICTDGGTVLGFFDASKPQPYDNSRRVWYVDDPHIERELVKTHDSAVGFYALNGESLVTFTENEEKEQICGVLEKIREQNPDKRILLVLDKHGSHRCEYTRKRAHQLGIDLIFIPSGSPHLNPIEQVWKYLKWTMAPIVVENEAEFKNLVQETFEKITKRISFAKNWCEQFLDFQKLS